From Lemur catta isolate mLemCat1 chromosome 19, mLemCat1.pri, whole genome shotgun sequence, a single genomic window includes:
- the ZNF607 gene encoding LOW QUALITY PROTEIN: zinc finger protein 607 (The sequence of the model RefSeq protein was modified relative to this genomic sequence to represent the inferred CDS: inserted 2 bases in 2 codons; deleted 1 base in 1 codon; substituted 3 bases at 3 genomic stop codons) gives MPPEEYAGVGRCGKDTAARAGPLMAGSITFGYVVINFSRHEWEYLDLVQKTLYRDVIMENYGNFVSLGHSMSKPDIITLLEQGKEPWMVVTEESRRECTDLDSRCEIISVGKMNIYRKHSSVTLQQRIHKGEKSYECKECQKVFCHLTEFTVHQRIHTSEKPDQCEEFEKALSHLTDFREHEKIHTLEKPYESKEGGKAFSHPANLAKHGKVHAKKPXCKECGQAFRSSHQLTVHNRFHTGEKPXECKECGKAFSVSGRLRRHQSIHTGEKPFECNKRGKSFRLKSGLKSHQSIPTGEKPYECKERGKAFRCRYQLTIHQRIYTREKPHECKEYGEAFNSSHLLTTHHTLDSVEKPYKCKECGKAFSVYGRLTRHXSIHNGKKPFQCNKXGKSFRLNSYLKLHQNIHTGERPYECKECGKAFSQQAHLAHHNRIHTGYKPFECKECGKSFRSASYLVRHERIHTGEKPYICQECGKAFIYSHKLTIHLQVHTGEKPYECKECGKVFSVSGQLTQHQLIHNGRKPFECNKCGKSFRLISKLKVHQNTHSDEKPYECKECGKAFHHATSLIYHDQIHTGKKSCECKDCGETFSHALQLXIHERIHTGDKPYECKECGKAFHCALYLVRHEKIHTGENPYVCQDCGKAFSYSHELTIHHKVHTGDKPFECNKCRRSFRLSSILKVHQRIHTG, from the exons GGATCCATAACTTTCGGGTATGTGGTCATAAACTTCTCTCGTCATGAGTGGGAATATCTAGACCTGGTCCAGAAGACCTTGTACCGGGATGTGATAATGGAGAACTATGGTAACTTTGTTTCACTGG GACATTCTATGTCTAAGCCAGACATA ATTACCTTATTGGAGCAAGGAAAAGAGCCCTGGATGGTTGTGACAGAAGAATCAAGAAGAGAGTGTACAG ATTTGGATTCAAGGTGTGAAATAATCAGTGTtggaaaaatgaacatttataggAAACACTCATCTGTTACTCTACAGCAGAGAATTCATAAAGGAGAGAAATCATACGAATGTAAGGAATGTCAAAAGGTTTTTTGTCATCTTACAGAATTTACTGTacaccagagaattcatactaGTGAGAAACCTGATCAAtgtgaagagtttgagaaggCATTGAGCCATCTTACAGACTTTAGAGAACATGAGAAAATTCATACTCTTGAGAAACCTTATGAAAGTAAAGAAGGTGGGAAGGCCTTTAGTCATCCTGCAAACCTTGCTAAACATGGAAAAGTTCATGCTAAGAAAC TATGCAAAGAGTGTGGGCAAGCTTTTAGGAGTAGCCATCAACTTACTGTGCATAATAGatttcatactggtgagaaaccgtaggaatgtaaggaatgtgggaaggcctttagtGTGTCTGGACGACTTAGGCGACATCAGAGTATtcacactggtgagaaacccttTGAATGTAACAAACGTGGGAAGTCCTTTAGGCTCAAATCAGGCCTTAAATCACATCAGAGTATTCctactggagagaagccctatgaatgtaaggaacGTGGGAAGGCCTTTAGATGTAGGTATCAACTTACCATACATCAGAGAATTTATACTAGGGAGAAACCTCATGAATGTAAAGAGTATGGGGAGGcttttaatagtagccatctaCTTACTACACATCATACATTAGATAGTGTTGAAAAACCGtataaatgtaaggaatgtggaaaggcctttaGCGTGTATGGACGACTTACTCGACATTAGAGTATTCATAATGGTAAGAAACCCTTTCAATGTAACAAATGAGGGAAATCCTTTAGGCTCAATTCATACCTTAAATTACATCAGAATATTCATACTGGTGAGagaccctatgaatgtaaggaatgtgggaaggcctttagtCAACAGGCACACCTTGCACATCATAACAGAATTCATACTGGTTACAAACCCTTCGAATGCAAAGAATGCGGGAAGTCCTTTCGTAGTGCCTCGTATCTTGTTAGACatgagagaattcatactggggagaaaccGTATATATGTCAAGAGTGCGGGAAAGCTTTTATTTATAGCCATAAACTTACTATACATCTTCAGGTTCACACTggtgagaaaccttatgaatgtaaggaatgtgggaaggtcTTTAGTGTGTCTGGACAACTTACTCAGCATCAGCTTATTCATAATGGTAGAAAACCCTTTGAATGTAACAAATGTGGGAAGTCCTTCAGGCTCATTTCAAAACTTAAAGTTCATCAGAATACTCACAGTGatgagaaaccctatgaatgtaaggaatgtgggaaggcctttcaTCATGCCACAAGCCTCATATATCATGACCAAATTCATACTGGTAAAAAGTCATGCGAATGTAAAGATTGTGGGGAGACTTTTAGTCATGCCTTACAGC GAATTCAtgaaagaattcatactggtgataaaccctatgaatgtaaagaatgtgggaagGCATTTCATTGTGCCTTGTATCTTGTTAGACATGAGAAGATCCACACTGGTGAAAATCCCTATGTATGTCAAGATTGCGGGAAAGCTTTTAGTTACAGCCATGAACTTACTATACATCATAAAGTTCATACTGGTGATAAACCCTTTGAATGTAATAAATGCAGAAGGTCCTTTAGGCTTAGTTCCATCCTGAAagtacatcagagaattcatactgggtAG